The Psychrobacillus sp. FSL K6-4046 DNA window ATAAAAGGACTTTCAGAAAGCGGTAAGTAACAGCCAGCAGAAACAATCTTATTTTTTTGAACAATAACCGCCCCATCATGTAGTGGCGTATTTGGAATAAAAATATTAATCATTAACTCAGAAGTTAAGTGGGCATTTAAAGGTATTCCCGTCTCAATATATTCCGTCAATCCAGTCTCTCGTTCGATGGAAATTAAAGCACCAATTCGACGCTTTGCCATATAGCTAACAGACTTGGTCATTGCTTCGATTAGACGAGTCTGCTCTTCTTCCTCTTGTAGAGAACTTCTGGAAAACAATTTCCCCCTACCTATTTGTTCAAGTGCTCTTCTGATCTCAGGTTGGAAAATGATAATAATTGCTAAGAAACCATATGTGATAACTTGATTTAACATCCAGCCAAGTGTATCTAAACCTAGAAAATCAGTTACTACTTTTGCAATGACGATGACAAAGATACCTTTTAATAATTGAACTGCTTTTGTACCTTTAATAAGAGTAATTAATTTATATATAACGAACCATACGAACAAAACGTCTAATATATTGACGATTACGTTCACTGGCATCAAGTCTGTAAATTGTTCCATAAACGACATTGGGCATCCCCCACTTTTTCTCGCGAATCCATATAAAGTAAGTATAACATATTTGAAGTATAGATTTCTCGTTCTAATACTAACGCAAAAAGTCTATCCAGGTTCCTGGATAGACTCCTTTTTTAAAAAGATAGGATAATATATGTGTTTCTCGGGGTATTTATTTTTATTCTTCAGTCTTATCGCTTTTAAAGAAAGAGGTAATTTCCTTAGCAGTGTCCTTTATGGTATACCATAGCCAATCGAATGCTTTGTTAATTTCCTCTGTTTTACCTGTAACATTAGCTGTGGAAGCCATATATTTAGAACCGTCAATAACGGACCCATTAATTACTGTTAAATTTCCATCCAACTCTCCATCAACGCGTACATCGCCATTCTTAACTATTAAATCTCCCTTAACGACTTGTCCCTCAGGGATTATAACTGTTTCTCCCTCGACAATAACGTTCTCTTGCTTTGTAAATGAGAATTGTTGATCGTTATTATAATTAGAGAAAAGTGCACTACTCATTAACAACATAAACATAGCTGCTGCCGTAAGAACAGGATGCTGTCTAAACCATCTGCTTACACCAGTATGTGATTTTTCTTTTGGAAGTCTAGACATAACTGATAGAGTAAAATCATTTGGTGCCTCTACATGAGCTGCTCCTTTTACAAAGGCTACTACATCGCTTAACTCATGCATATGATTGCGACACTCTTGGCACGATTGCAAGTGTGACTTGAGCTCCAGCTCGTGTTCACGACTAATTTCACCATCTAGATATTCATGCATATAGTGAACAATTCGTTCTGGACACGCACTCATCATGATTCCTCCTATTAAAGATTCGGTTGTTTACTTAATTGTTTTCTAAGCGCTTCCCGACCTCGATGTATTCTTGTTTTTACTGTGCCTAATGGGAGGTCTAAAATTTCACTTATTTCTTGCAAGGATAGTTCCTCCATGTATTTAAGCACTATAGCAGATCGATACTTATCTGGAAGACGGCTGATCTCATATTGAATTCTATCTTGTAGCTCTAGTTTCATCAACTCTTCCTCTGGAAGTTCATCAGAGGCAGCTATTTGAGAATACATGTCAAGACCTTCCGTACCCTTCACTTCTGCATCTAAATAATAGTCAGGCTTTTTTTTACGTATACGATCAATACATAAATTCGTAGCTATACGATATAGCCATGTAGAAAATTTTCTTTTCTGATCGAACGTATGAATATTTATATAGGCCCGGACAAATGCCTCTTGAGCTATATCTTCAGCTTCGTGACGATTGCCAAGCATTCTATAGCAAACTTGGAAAAGCCTATTTTGGTAAAGGTCGACAATCTCCGCGAATGCGTCTTTATCTCCTTTTAGTACTTGTTTTATTCTTTTGTTAACTATCGCATCCATCGTCTGATTTCCCCTCCGCTCTATGCGGCTGTCTCTACCTATACGTAAGAAGGATTCAACAGGTTTCATTTTTTTATATTATTTTAATTTTATCAAATATTTCCTGTGTTGTGTTGTTAAAAAAAAAGAAAAAGCTGACAATTAGCCTGCTTTTCCTAAAATACTAATAAAACTATTATATTAAGCTTTCTCCAAATAATGACCCCATAAGTGCGACTGCAGTATCAGCTGTTTTATTTTTCTCATCGAGAATAGGATTTACCTCTACAAATTCAGCAGATGAAATTAAATGAGAGGAATAAAGCATTTCCATGGCTAAATGACTTTCACGATAGCTTATACCTCCTGGTACAGGCGTTCCAACTCCAGGTGTATATAGCGGATCTAATCCATCTAAGTCAAGAGACAAATGCACACCATCCACTTTACGTTCCAGGAAGTAAGTTATCGTTTGATTCATAACCTCGGTCATCCCTAGCTTATCTATTTCATGCATGGAGAAAACTTTAATGCCTTTTTCTCTAATCAGTTCTCTCTCTCCCGGGTCAACAGAACGGGCGCCAATTATAACTATATTCTCAGGTTTAATCTTCGGTGCAAATTCACGTATGTTCACTAAATCCTTGTGACCTAAGCCTATGCTTACGGCTAATGGCATACCGTGAATATTCCCCGATGGAGAAGTTTCAGCAGTGTTTAAGTCTGCATGAGCATCGTACCAGATAACCCCTAGATTTTCATATTGATCAGAAAGACCTGCTAATGTACCGATCGCTATACTATGATCTCCACCTAGGACAAGAGGGAAATCCCCTGCCTCTACAACTGAATGCACTTTATTGGCGAGAGCTGTATTAGCTTCAATCACCTGCTCTAAATTTCTTAAGGTTGTAGACGACTCTTCTTTTCTAATCTGACTGATTAAAATATCCCCTTCATCCTTCACCGTATGACCAAGGTCAGTTAAGCGTTCCACTACTCCTGCATAACGAATTGCACTTGGTCCCATATCTACCCCACGTCTATTTTGACCAAGATCCATAGGAACCCCTATAATTGTTAGATTTAATTTATTCATTTTTTTATACCCCCTTTAGTTCATACACTTATTGTAATTCCTTAAAGGCAGTTGGCTCAACTCAGCATTTTCATGTATATTTATTCATTAATAACTGAAGATATTTTTTTGTTTCTGCCCATTCTTCATTTACAATCGAATATAAAACCGCGTTTCTGACGGTCCCGTTGGATCTCACACGTTCGTTCCTTAATACGCCTTCCTTGATGCCCCCAATTCTTTCAATAGCTCGCTGTGACGGTAAGTTTAACTCGTCAGTTTTAAACTGTACACGAATCATCCCCAGCGTCTCAAAGCAATGCTGGAGCATCAAGAACTTACAGGTCGTATTTACATGAGTTCTCTGATAAGCTTTCCCGTAAAAAGTAGAGCCAATTTCACAAGCACCGTTAACTTGATCTATCCCGTAAATCCTAGTCGTACCCATTATTTTTTTTGTATCTGTATGTTCCACTACATAAACAATTGCGGTTTGTTGACCTTGCATTTGATCAATGCCTGCCTGCAGCCAATCTCCTAGCTGTTCTTCACTTTCTACCGTATGTAACATATATTCAAATACACTAGGCTCATACAGCTCCCACAGTAACGGTATATCGCTTTTCGTTAATAATCTTAATGTAACGTCCCCAAGGATTAAGCTTTCCATTTCCTCTCACAACCTCTTCTCTTTTTCTATTTATATCGGAATGTCGAAGTTATTTTGTTATATATTTTAAACACAAAAAAACTCTTTTCAATTGAATGAAAAGAGTTAAGTATACACACATTAGAATTAAAATGGAGCCTAGCGGGATCGAACCGCTGACCTCCTGCGTGCAAGGCAGGCGCTCTCCCAGCTGAGCTAAGGCCCCATAATAGATAATAGAAAATGGCTGGGGTACCTGGATTCGAACCAGGGCATGACGGAATCAAAATCCGTTGCCTTACCGCTTGGCTATACCCCAAAAACTGGTGGAGGGGGACGGATTCGAACCGCCGAACCCTAAGGAGCGGATTTACAGTCCGCCGCGTTTAGCCACTTCGCTACCCCTCCAGGCTATTATAAAAACTTTTTGGTGGAGGATGACGGGCTCGAACCGCCGACCCTCTGCTTGTAAGGCAGATGCTCTCCCAGCTGAGCTAATCCTCCAAAACAGTAATCCTCTTTAAAAACCGGACAATTAATAGTTTAGCATAAGTATTACTTCAAAACAAGCACTTTTTTATGTACATTCCCTACTTTTATGTAAAATAGAAAAGCTTCCAACCGGATTTGAACCGGTGACCTCTTCCTTACCATGGAAGCACTCTACCTACTGAGCTATGGAAGCATAAAAATGGCTCCGAAGGTAGGACTCGAACCTACGACCAATCGGTTAACAGCCGATTGCTCTACCACTGAGCTACTTCGGAACGTTCTTATTATTTAAAGTACAAATATAATTATAACAAGTATACTTTAAATTTCAAGCTTAATTTAGGTATTTTTCCAATGAAATATTCAAGGTTCCAATATATAGAATTTGTCATCTTTTTGAATGATATTCTCTATATTTTAATTTCTTAGGAGATGCCTCACCCTATTATATTGTCCATTTATATTTAGAAATATACGTAAAATATTTAAGCTATTAATAGAGAACCGTAAAATATTTATTAATTTTTTATGTTTAAAGTAGAGTTGATTTCCGCTCTAGACGTACGCTTTCCGCGGGGGGAGCGATAAGCCATCACCCATCGCTAACGCGCGTGGTTGTGATGTCTTATCTGTCTCCCTCCTCCCGCTGGAGTCGCCGTCTGCCGCTCCAATCAATAGAGTAATTAATGTTAGTATTTTATAGGTAGTGCACTCTATATAAAATTCGACTCTCATTAAAAGAAGTATTAATTACTTTAATTATTGCTAGGAGAGCGCTTTTAAACTAGAAGAATGGTAAGAGCAGGAATCATAGCTATCACAGAGTTTAAACTCCTGTTTGATCAGGCTCACATAATTATTACTCGTAACTCTTTCCTTGCCCTATTCATAACATGCTCAAGTATTTTTGTAATTTCTGTGGAGAGATTGCCTTCTGAACAAAAAAATACCAGTCGCGGTCGTTCGGTTCTCGCGTATGCCATACGCTCCGAGCCTCTCTTCCTTGCTTCCTCGAACTCGTTGCCCCTCCGGCTTCTCGCTCACTTCCTTAGGGAGATAGCGCCTTCGGCTTTTTCCTGTAAAAGATAAAACAAAAAAGCCACCACCGATTACTCGGTGATGACTTCCTTTAGTTGCCCAGCGACGTCCTACTCTTGCAGGGGCGACCCTCCAACTACCATCGGCGGCTGCGAAACCAGATGGGCGGCAGATTTCTTTGTCAGCCGCAGTCGTTCGGTTCTCGCGTATGCCATACGCTCCGAGCCTCTCTTCCTTGCTTCCTCGAACTCTTTGCCCCTCCGGCTTCTCGCCCACTTGCTTAGGGAGAGAGTGCCTTCGGCTTTTTTTTCATTTTAAACAAAACAAAAAAGCCGTCACCGATTACTCGGTGACGACTTCCTTTAGTGCCCAGCGACGTCCTACTCTTGCAGGGGGAGACCCCCAACTACCATCGGCGCTGAAGAGCTTAACTTCCGTGTTCGGTATGGGAACGGGTGTGACCTCTTCGCCATCATCACTAGACTTTTTCAGCTTTCAATACACTTCGCATTGCGTTGTCAACTTCGTTCGTTCAATCAGTCACGTACGTAAGTACGCTCCTTCCTTCACTCACTCGTTTCCTAGCACTGCTTGCGCCTTGAAACCCTCAGAGTTGTTCACTCAAAACTGGATAAAAGACATCATCTTAGAAACAAACAATTTGGTTAAGTCCTCGATCGATTAGTATTCGTCAGCTGCACGTGTCGCCACGCTTCCACCCCGAACCTATCTACCTCATCGTCTTTGAGGGATCTTACTTACTTGCGTAATGGGAAATCTCATCTTGAGGGGGGCTTCGTGCTTAGATGCTTTCAGCACTTATCCCGTCCACACATAGCTACCCAGCGATGCCCTTGGCAGAACAACTGGTACACCAGCGGTGTGTCCATCCCGGTCCTCTCGTACTAAGGACAGCTCCTCTCAAATTTCCTACGCCCACGACGGATAGGGACCGAACTGTCTCACGACGTTCTGAACCCAGCTCGCGTACCGCTTTAATGGGCGAACAGCCCAACCCTTGGGACCGACTACAGCCCCAGGATGCGATGAGCCGACATCGAGGTGCCAAACCTCCCCGTCGATGTGGACTCTTGGGGGAGATAAGCCTGTTATCCCCGGGGTAGCTTTTATCCGTTGAGCGATGGCCCTTCCATGCGGAACCACCGGATCACTAAGCCCGTCTTTCGACCCTGCTCGACTTGTAGGTCTCGCAGTCAAGCTCCCTTCTGCCTTTACACTCTTCGAATGATTTCCAACCATTCTGAGGGAACCTTTGGGCGCCTCCGTTACACTTTAGGAGGCGACCGCCCCAGTCAAACTGCCCGCCTGACACTGTCTCCTACCCGGGTTACGGGTATGGGTTAGAATTTCAATACAACCAGGGTAGTATCCCACCGACGCCTCCTCCGAAGCTGGCGCTCCGGGCTCTAAGGCTCCTACCTATCCTGTACAAGTTGCACCAAAATTCAATATCAAGCTACAGTAAAGCTCCACGGGGTCTTTCCGTCCTGTCGCGGGTAACCTGCATCTTCACAGGTACTATAATTTCACCGAGTCTCTCGTTGAGACAGTGCCCAGATCGTTACGCCTTTCGTGCGGGTCGGAACTTACCCGACAAGGAATTTCGCTACCTTAGGACCGTTATAGTTACGGCCGCCGTTTACTGGGGCTTCAATTCGCACCTTCGCTTGCGCTAAGCACTCCTCTTAACCTTCCAGCACCGGGCAGGCGTCAGCCCCTATACTTCACCTTACGGTTTTGCAGAGACCTGTGTTTTTGCTAAACAGTCGCCTGGGCCTATTCACTGCGGCTCTTCTAGGCTATTCACCCAAAAGAGCACCCCTTCTCCCGAAGTTACGGGGTCATTTTGCCGAGTTCCTTAACGAGAGTTCTCTCGCTCACCTTAGGATTCTCTCCTCGACTACCTGTGTCGGTTTGCGGTACGGGCACCTCCCACCTCGTTAGAGGCTTTTCTTGGCAGTGTGAAATCAGGAACTCCGGACATACGTCCTTGCCATCACAGCTCAATGTTACAGAGTGCGGATTTGCCTACACTCACACCTCACTGCTTGGACGTGCATAACCAACAGCACGCTTACCCTATCCTACTGCGTCCCCCCATCACTCAAACGGTGGGGTGGTGGTACAGGAATATCAACCTGTTGTCCATCGTCTACGCCTATCGGCCTCGACTTAGGTCCCGACTAACCCTGAGCGGACGAGCCTTCCTCAGGAAACCTTAGTCATACGGTGGATGGGATTCTCACCCATCTTTCGCTACTCATACCGGCATTCTCACTTCTAAGCGCTCCACCAGTCCTTCCGGTCTGACTTCAACGCCCTTAGAACGCTCTCCTACCACTGATACCAAAGGTATCAATCCACAGCTTCGGTGATTTGTTTAGCCCCGATACATTTTCGGCGCAGCGTCACTCGACCAGTGAGCTATTACGCACTCTTTAAATGATGGCTGCTTCTAAGCCAACATCCTGGTTGTCTAAGCAACGCCACATCCTTTTCCACTTAACAAATACTTTGGGACCTTAGCTGGTGGTCTGGGCTGTTTCCCTCTTGACTACGGATCTTATCACTCGCAGTCTGACTCCCAAACATAAATCATTGGCATTCGGAGTTTGTCTGAATTCGGTAACCCGGGATGGGCCCCTAGTCCAAACAGTGCTCTACCTCCAAGATTCTAACGTTTGAGGCTAGCCCTAAAGCTATTTCGGAGAGAACCAGCTATCTCCAGGTTCGATTGGAATTTCTCCGCTACCCACACCTCATCCCCGCACTTTTCAACGTGCGTGGGTTCGGACCTCCAGTAAGTGTTACCTCACCTTCATCCTGGACATGGGTAGATCACCTGGTTTCGGGTCTACGACCACATACTCATTCGCCCTATTCAGACTCGCTTTCGCTGCGGCTCCGTCTTCTCAACTTAACCTCGCATGTAATCGTAACTCGCCGGTTCATTCTACAAAAGGCACGCCATCACCCGTTAACGGGCTTTGACTATTTGTAGGCACACGGTTTCAGGGTCTATTTCACTCCCCTTCCGGGGTGCTTTTCACCTTTCCCTCACGGTACTGGTTCACTATCGGTCACTAGGTAGTATTTAGCCTTGGGAGATGGTCCTCCCGGATTCCGACGGAATTTCACGTGTTCCGCCGTACTCAGGATACACTCTGGAGGGAATGAACTTTTGACTACGGGGCTTTTACCCTATCCTGCGGACCTTTCCAGATCGCTTCGTCTAGCTCATTCTTTTGTAACTCCGTATAGAGTGTCCTACAACCCCAAGAGGCAAGCCTCTTGGTTTGGGCTCTTCCCGTTTCGCTCGCCGCTACTCAGGGAATCGAATTTTCTTTCTCTTCCTCCAGGTACTTAGATGTTTCAGTTCCCTGG harbors:
- a CDS encoding zf-HC2 domain-containing protein; the encoded protein is MSACPERIVHYMHEYLDGEISREHELELKSHLQSCQECRNHMHELSDVVAFVKGAAHVEAPNDFTLSVMSRLPKEKSHTGVSRWFRQHPVLTAAAMFMLLMSSALFSNYNNDQQFSFTKQENVIVEGETVIIPEGQVVKGDLIVKNGDVRVDGELDGNLTVINGSVIDGSKYMASTANVTGKTEEINKAFDWLWYTIKDTAKEITSFFKSDKTEE
- the sigW gene encoding RNA polymerase sigma factor SigW; its protein translation is MDAIVNKRIKQVLKGDKDAFAEIVDLYQNRLFQVCYRMLGNRHEAEDIAQEAFVRAYINIHTFDQKRKFSTWLYRIATNLCIDRIRKKKPDYYLDAEVKGTEGLDMYSQIAASDELPEEELMKLELQDRIQYEISRLPDKYRSAIVLKYMEELSLQEISEILDLPLGTVKTRIHRGREALRKQLSKQPNL
- a CDS encoding GNAT family protein gives rise to the protein MESLILGDVTLRLLTKSDIPLLWELYEPSVFEYMLHTVESEEQLGDWLQAGIDQMQGQQTAIVYVVEHTDTKKIMGTTRIYGIDQVNGACEIGSTFYGKAYQRTHVNTTCKFLMLQHCFETLGMIRVQFKTDELNLPSQRAIERIGGIKEGVLRNERVRSNGTVRNAVLYSIVNEEWAETKKYLQLLMNKYT
- the cdaA gene encoding diadenylate cyclase CdaA, with the protein product MSFMEQFTDLMPVNVIVNILDVLFVWFVIYKLITLIKGTKAVQLLKGIFVIVIAKVVTDFLGLDTLGWMLNQVITYGFLAIIIIFQPEIRRALEQIGRGKLFSRSSLQEEEEQTRLIEAMTKSVSYMAKRRIGALISIERETGLTEYIETGIPLNAHLTSELMINIFIPNTPLHDGAVIVQKNKIVSAGCYLPLSESPFISKELGTRHRAAIGLSEVTDAITIVVSEETGAVSLTSNGDLHRNLSMDEFKNHLTRLWFGPTEEQVTPSKWRWRGKQNG
- the rocF gene encoding arginase — protein: MNKLNLTIIGVPMDLGQNRRGVDMGPSAIRYAGVVERLTDLGHTVKDEGDILISQIRKEESSTTLRNLEQVIEANTALANKVHSVVEAGDFPLVLGGDHSIAIGTLAGLSDQYENLGVIWYDAHADLNTAETSPSGNIHGMPLAVSIGLGHKDLVNIREFAPKIKPENIVIIGARSVDPGERELIREKGIKVFSMHEIDKLGMTEVMNQTITYFLERKVDGVHLSLDLDGLDPLYTPGVGTPVPGGISYRESHLAMEMLYSSHLISSAEFVEVNPILDEKNKTADTAVALMGSLFGESLI